In Deltaproteobacteria bacterium, the DNA window CTGGCCTTCGTCGGAGTCGTGCTCCGCGTCGTCGCGCGCCGCTTCAGGGCGGACGACCAGCGGACCGCGCGCCTGCCCCTCGACGACGGACAGCCCTGCACGGAGAGCCGCCATGAGCGCGCCTGAGCTGAACCAGATCCGGGACCACGAGTTCGACGGCATCAAGGAGTACGACAACCCCACGCCGCGCTGGTGGACCTGGGTCTTCGTGGTCAGCATCGCCTTCTCGCTGGTCTACTTCGTCTGGTACCACCTGGGCGGCCCCGGACCGTCGGCGGAGA includes these proteins:
- a CDS encoding cbb3-type cytochrome c oxidase subunit 3, which gives rise to MRLSDVVGHSGLSGYAQVALILFVLAFVGVVLRVVARRFRADDQRTARLPLDDGQPCTESRHERA